A genomic region of Persephonella marina EX-H1 contains the following coding sequences:
- a CDS encoding ATP-dependent Clp protease adaptor ClpS: MGIGFEVEVEKDVQTYIPAKVVVYNDDWHTFEEVIYQIMKAIKCDLETAQNLTWEIHTKGKAVVYEGDFEEALKVANILEEIDLSVEIIL, translated from the coding sequence ATGGGTATAGGTTTTGAGGTTGAAGTTGAAAAGGACGTTCAGACCTATATACCTGCAAAAGTTGTTGTTTACAATGACGACTGGCACACCTTTGAAGAGGTGATCTACCAGATAATGAAAGCTATAAAATGTGATCTTGAAACAGCCCAAAACCTTACCTGGGAGATTCACACAAAAGGAAAAGCCGTTGTTTATGAAGGTGATTTTGAGGAAGCGTTAAAGGTGGCAAATATACTGGAAGAGATAGACCTTTCTGTTGAGATAATTCTTTAA
- the nadD gene encoding nicotinate (nicotinamide) nucleotide adenylyltransferase — MIALYGGSFDPVHIGHLRIAEDIREFFSLSKIIFIPAYHSPLKPECRASAEDRIEMLRLSLRYNSYFEIDDLEIKRKGKSYTIDTVKVYREKTGYYPSFIVGTDAFLTLKRWKDPEKLLESCSFIVVGRGKDTKDQVNRFLKENFQKTITESQIIEKEKTAVYFYDTRRIDISSTEIRQRVKENRSIKYLVLPEVEEYIFKKKLYRG; from the coding sequence ATGATAGCCCTTTACGGTGGAAGTTTTGATCCTGTACATATAGGGCATCTAAGGATAGCTGAGGATATAAGGGAGTTCTTCTCCCTTTCTAAAATAATATTTATCCCGGCTTACCATTCCCCTTTGAAACCTGAATGCAGAGCCTCAGCAGAAGACAGAATAGAGATGCTGAGGCTTTCTTTAAGATATAACAGTTATTTTGAGATAGACGATCTTGAGATAAAGAGAAAGGGAAAGTCCTACACCATAGATACTGTAAAAGTCTACAGGGAAAAAACAGGATACTATCCATCATTTATTGTTGGAACTGATGCATTTTTAACACTTAAAAGATGGAAAGACCCTGAAAAACTACTTGAAAGCTGTAGTTTTATAGTTGTTGGGAGGGGAAAAGACACGAAGGATCAGGTAAACAGATTCTTAAAGGAAAACTTCCAGAAGACTATAACCGAAAGTCAGATTATAGAAAAAGAAAAGACAGCTGTTTATTTCTATGATACAAGAAGAATTGATATATCCTCAACAGAGATAAGACAGAGAGTCAAAGAGAACAGATCAATAAAGTATCTTGTACTTCCTGAGGTTGAGGAGTATATTTTTAAGAAAAAACTGTACAGAGGTTAG
- a CDS encoding Do family serine endopeptidase, with translation MLKKHLILIFTSLMIFNISFASTLMRQIEEERIKLVENVSPGVATVFTIREVKMVNPFAGTPFGDFFGFPDEREFTQRQEGLGSAFIVKIDKKKKLVYLLTNNHVIENATNIKVRFKNNKVIEAKVIGKDKLSDLAVIAVPFKKGIDKYAEKHILKLGDSDKLRVGATVIAIGSPLGLSGTVTMGIVSALDRAIEGHPGEGFIQTDAAINPGNSGGPLINLEGEVVGINTAIIAGAQGLGFAVPINQAKWVMNQILKYGKVKRSKIGVIIQPLTPELAEHFGVDKGVLVSQVMEDGPAKKAGIKSGDIIVAVNGKEVEDINDLQKLIMRNPPGTEVTVTVIRNGRKIDIKVKTVPWEETVSVENMEEMEAKYGLIVQDITPEMVEKYRIPKIPYGVFVYGVKYGSVADEAGLRSGDIILSVNRKPVKSANEFWNIIKKAEAADKETVLLFVQRGNSKIYTVLPILKGKD, from the coding sequence ATGTTAAAGAAACATCTAATCCTGATTTTTACATCCCTAATGATCTTTAACATATCTTTTGCTTCCACTCTTATGCGCCAGATAGAAGAGGAAAGGATAAAGTTAGTTGAGAATGTATCCCCTGGTGTTGCTACCGTTTTTACCATAAGAGAAGTAAAGATGGTAAATCCTTTTGCAGGAACACCTTTCGGTGATTTTTTCGGGTTTCCAGATGAGAGAGAGTTTACACAGAGACAGGAAGGACTTGGCTCAGCATTTATCGTAAAGATAGACAAAAAGAAGAAGCTTGTTTACCTTCTTACAAACAACCATGTTATAGAGAATGCCACAAACATTAAAGTCAGATTCAAGAACAACAAGGTTATAGAGGCTAAGGTTATAGGTAAGGACAAGCTGAGCGACCTTGCTGTTATAGCTGTTCCTTTCAAAAAAGGTATAGATAAGTACGCTGAGAAGCATATTCTCAAGCTTGGAGACTCTGATAAACTCAGGGTAGGTGCAACAGTTATCGCTATCGGAAGTCCACTTGGACTTTCCGGAACTGTAACTATGGGTATCGTCTCAGCCTTAGACAGAGCGATTGAGGGACATCCAGGTGAGGGCTTTATCCAGACGGATGCAGCGATAAATCCTGGAAACTCAGGCGGACCATTAATAAACCTTGAAGGTGAGGTTGTTGGTATAAATACAGCCATAATAGCAGGTGCACAGGGTCTTGGATTTGCTGTTCCTATAAACCAGGCAAAATGGGTTATGAACCAGATTCTTAAATATGGAAAAGTAAAAAGAAGTAAGATAGGCGTGATCATACAGCCTCTAACACCTGAACTTGCTGAACATTTTGGTGTTGATAAAGGTGTTTTAGTTTCCCAGGTGATGGAGGACGGTCCTGCTAAAAAAGCTGGTATAAAATCAGGTGATATTATTGTTGCTGTTAATGGAAAAGAGGTTGAGGATATAAACGATCTACAGAAGCTTATTATGAGAAACCCACCGGGAACTGAGGTTACCGTAACGGTTATAAGAAACGGAAGAAAAATTGATATAAAAGTTAAGACAGTTCCGTGGGAAGAGACAGTTTCTGTTGAAAATATGGAAGAGATGGAGGCAAAATACGGGCTGATCGTTCAGGATATAACACCTGAGATGGTTGAGAAATACAGAATTCCAAAAATCCCATACGGTGTTTTTGTCTACGGTGTCAAGTACGGTTCTGTAGCAGATGAGGCAGGTCTCAGAAGTGGAGATATCATCCTCTCAGTAAACAGAAAGCCTGTTAAATCAGCAAATGAGTTCTGGAATATTATCAAGAAGGCTGAAGCAGCAGATAAAGAGACTGTTCTTCTGTTTGTACAGAGAGGAAATTCCAAAATATACACAGTTCTACCTATACTGAAGGGTAAAGATTAA
- a CDS encoding HAD-IIA family hydrolase has product MIEGLLVDLDGVLVKDGELNIFEDAPLFIEFLHKNNIPFKIATNNSRRPPSQIASILREKGLDINDDDIVSPLSVAPEVLKEKGIKSLYIIGAQTLKDYFKEKGFDVKDDENVEAVVIGMDKSLNFHKLKVVTTAVKRFNAKIYALNRNLISQDDDGMLFPGVGSVAKMFAYACNTDFEHFGKMSDLYNDVIFRSLGKPVEKLGIISDDLFVDLKGYGSIGLTTIFITTGKYRVEDIKDFEPDYIFNSLKEITEFMGAD; this is encoded by the coding sequence TTGATTGAGGGACTTCTTGTTGATCTTGATGGGGTACTTGTAAAGGACGGTGAGCTTAACATTTTTGAGGATGCTCCTTTGTTTATAGAATTCCTTCATAAGAATAATATACCTTTTAAGATAGCAACTAACAACTCAAGGAGACCACCTTCACAGATAGCCTCAATACTGAGAGAAAAAGGGCTGGATATAAATGATGATGATATAGTCTCCCCTCTGTCTGTAGCTCCAGAAGTTCTTAAGGAAAAAGGGATTAAAAGTTTATACATAATTGGGGCTCAAACGCTTAAGGATTACTTTAAGGAAAAAGGTTTTGATGTTAAGGATGATGAGAATGTTGAGGCTGTTGTTATTGGTATGGATAAAAGTCTGAACTTTCATAAATTAAAGGTGGTTACGACAGCTGTGAAAAGATTTAACGCAAAGATTTATGCACTCAACAGAAATCTGATATCGCAGGATGATGATGGGATGCTCTTTCCCGGTGTGGGATCAGTAGCAAAGATGTTTGCATATGCGTGTAATACAGATTTTGAGCATTTTGGAAAGATGAGCGATCTTTACAATGATGTTATATTCAGAAGTCTGGGAAAACCTGTTGAGAAACTTGGTATAATAAGTGATGATCTGTTCGTTGATCTGAAAGGTTACGGATCTATTGGACTTACAACTATTTTTATAACAACAGGAAAATACAGGGTTGAGGATATCAAAGATTTTGAACCTGATTATATATTTAACTCTCTTAAAGAGATAACGGAGTTTATGGGAGCAGATTGA
- a CDS encoding UbiA-like polyprenyltransferase, producing MIQKLKLYANLVKFEHTIFAIPFVLASVFILEKGLPDLEKVFWILVAAIAGRTAGMAFNRFFDLPFDRLNPRSKNWVSVTGAVKAGEILALAIVSSGILVFSAYQLNKLAFYLSPIAILLLIIYPLGKRFTNFVHLILGAVYFIIPVAVSVALKGTVEISMIFLGLGMAFWVAGFDIFYALQDVEFDRKVGVHSIPARFGIKRAIIFARIFHFLTFVFLVLTGIYADLGSVYFFGLIVLTGFLVYEHSLIKENDLSKINVAFFTVNGYVSVLYMVFVITDIYL from the coding sequence TTGATACAGAAGTTAAAACTTTATGCAAACTTAGTAAAATTTGAGCACACGATATTTGCGATCCCTTTTGTTCTTGCATCTGTATTCATACTTGAAAAGGGACTTCCTGATCTTGAAAAGGTCTTCTGGATTTTGGTTGCAGCCATTGCAGGCAGAACAGCAGGAATGGCATTTAACAGATTTTTTGATCTTCCTTTTGACAGATTGAACCCGAGAAGTAAAAACTGGGTCTCTGTTACAGGTGCTGTAAAGGCTGGAGAGATATTGGCCCTTGCGATCGTATCATCTGGTATTCTTGTTTTCTCAGCATACCAGCTTAATAAACTCGCCTTTTATCTTTCTCCTATAGCGATACTTCTTCTTATAATCTATCCCCTCGGCAAGAGGTTTACTAACTTTGTTCACCTAATACTTGGGGCTGTTTATTTCATTATTCCTGTTGCTGTTTCAGTTGCACTTAAAGGAACAGTTGAGATCTCAATGATCTTTCTTGGTCTTGGTATGGCTTTTTGGGTTGCAGGATTTGATATTTTTTATGCTCTACAGGATGTAGAGTTTGATAGGAAGGTTGGTGTTCACTCAATCCCTGCAAGGTTTGGAATAAAGAGAGCTATAATCTTTGCAAGGATTTTTCATTTCTTAACTTTTGTTTTCCTTGTTCTAACGGGGATTTATGCTGATCTTGGGAGTGTATATTTCTTCGGCCTTATAGTCCTGACAGGATTCCTAGTATACGAACACTCACTTATAAAGGAGAATGACCTTTCTAAGATAAATGTGGCATTCTTTACTGTCAACGGTTATGTAAGTGTTCTTTATATGGTTTTTGTAATTACAGATATATACCTGTGA
- the fabZ gene encoding 3-hydroxyacyl-ACP dehydratase FabZ yields MSANFTDVLEIKKILPHRYPFLLLDRILELDLENLKVKALKNVTVNEEFFNGHFPEFPVMPGVLIIEAMAQAGAYLMIQKARAEGIEGDFTVLFAGIENAKFRKPVVPGDQIIFEVEGLNIKKSMGKIKAVATVDGNVVCEAVLMAALKKS; encoded by the coding sequence ATGTCAGCTAACTTCACGGATGTTTTGGAGATAAAAAAGATTCTACCCCATAGATACCCATTTTTACTTTTAGACAGGATACTTGAGCTTGATCTTGAAAACCTTAAGGTAAAGGCTCTAAAAAATGTAACTGTAAATGAGGAGTTTTTTAACGGGCATTTTCCTGAGTTCCCCGTTATGCCAGGTGTACTCATTATAGAGGCAATGGCTCAGGCAGGTGCATATCTTATGATACAGAAGGCAAGGGCTGAAGGTATAGAGGGAGACTTTACAGTTCTTTTTGCAGGTATAGAGAACGCAAAGTTCAGAAAGCCCGTTGTACCGGGAGATCAGATCATATTTGAGGTGGAAGGACTGAACATAAAGAAGAGTATGGGGAAGATAAAAGCTGTGGCAACTGTTGATGGTAACGTTGTGTGTGAAGCAGTTCTTATGGCAGCCCTGAAAAAAAGCTGA
- the radC gene encoding RadC family protein, with protein sequence MNFKKYIYRKKIKDLPEDLLPREKALKYGISSLSDIELLALSLGQGTKDLNVLGLADLILKNRKLKDLKDLKIEDLTKIKGIGKAKALQILSIGEIIKRVEEDEESIIFEKPSDVFKHIKWLSKEKQEKMLVLYTNTMNQLLGEEIVAVGSLNIVNIKPRDIFIPALRYNAYGIILVHNHPEGSPEPSKEDIKFTGLIKDLSIKMGFELLDHIIVGKKGYFSFSSEGLI encoded by the coding sequence ATGAACTTTAAGAAGTACATATACAGAAAGAAAATTAAGGATCTTCCGGAAGATCTTCTGCCAAGGGAAAAAGCTCTAAAGTACGGGATATCCTCACTTTCAGATATTGAACTTCTTGCATTATCCTTAGGACAGGGAACAAAGGATCTTAATGTTTTAGGTCTTGCTGATCTAATACTGAAGAACAGAAAGCTGAAGGATCTGAAAGATCTAAAAATAGAGGATCTCACAAAAATAAAGGGTATAGGTAAAGCAAAAGCATTACAGATACTGTCCATAGGGGAGATAATAAAAAGGGTTGAGGAGGATGAAGAGAGCATCATCTTTGAAAAACCTTCAGACGTTTTCAAACATATAAAATGGCTTTCAAAAGAAAAACAGGAAAAGATGTTAGTTCTGTACACAAACACGATGAACCAGCTCCTTGGTGAGGAAATTGTAGCTGTAGGATCTTTAAATATTGTTAATATAAAACCGAGGGATATCTTTATTCCTGCTTTAAGATACAACGCCTACGGGATAATACTCGTTCACAATCATCCAGAAGGATCCCCTGAGCCTTCTAAGGAAGATATAAAATTCACAGGACTTATAAAAGATCTATCAATAAAGATGGGTTTTGAACTTTTAGACCATATAATAGTAGGGAAGAAAGGTTATTTCTCTTTCAGCTCAGAAGGACTTATATGA
- a CDS encoding peptidylprolyl isomerase yields MRFFAVVLFTLFSFLSVNAGENPVVKMETNYGDIYIELYPDKAPKTVENFLRYVKEGFYNGLIFHRVIPGFVIQGGGFYPGMKYKEPTHKPVVNESDNGLSNLRGTIAMARTQDPHSATSQFYINLKDNTFLDYGRTPQKWGYTVFGKVIKGMDVVDKISMVRTTTVGYFRDVPVEPVVIKSVKIEKP; encoded by the coding sequence ATGAGATTTTTTGCTGTTGTTCTGTTCACACTTTTTTCCTTTCTCTCAGTTAACGCAGGTGAAAATCCTGTTGTTAAAATGGAGACAAACTACGGCGATATCTATATTGAGCTCTATCCTGATAAGGCACCTAAGACTGTTGAGAACTTTTTAAGATATGTAAAGGAAGGTTTTTACAACGGGCTTATATTCCACAGGGTGATACCTGGATTTGTTATACAGGGCGGTGGATTTTATCCCGGAATGAAGTATAAAGAACCTACACATAAACCTGTTGTTAATGAGTCTGACAACGGTCTTTCCAACTTAAGGGGAACTATCGCAATGGCCAGAACACAGGATCCACACAGTGCAACATCCCAGTTTTATATAAACCTTAAGGACAACACGTTTCTTGATTATGGAAGAACACCACAGAAATGGGGATACACAGTTTTCGGGAAGGTTATAAAGGGAATGGATGTTGTTGATAAGATATCAATGGTAAGAACGACCACAGTTGGTTATTTCAGAGATGTTCCTGTTGAGCCTGTAGTTATAAAATCTGTTAAGATAGAAAAGCCTTAA
- a CDS encoding hydantoinase B/oxoprolinase family protein yields MEINPVMLEVFKNKLSAIAEEMGVILQKTAFSPNIKERKDFSCAIFDREGCLISQAAHIPVHLGSMSASVKSAIENCSFDEGDMVILNDPYMGGTHLPDITVIAPVFIDKSLKFFVANRAHHADIGGVSAGSMPVSTSIFQEGLVIPPVKLVKRGEIDKEIINIIKGNVRTPEEREGDFYAQIMANITGIKRIEELVKRYSLSTVEFYMEKLLEYSEKIMRKRIKDIPDGIYTFEDYMEDDGVGNRDIKISLKLEINDDQAFLDFSDSDPQVNGSINAVRSITLSSVFYVFRSLIRENIPTNDGCFRPIKVITKKGTVVDATPPSAVSAGNVETSQRIVDVVLGALSKALPEFIPSASQGSMNNITIGGKDPDTNKEFTYYETIGGGMGAFAGGDGESAIQSHMTNTLNTPIEALEYAYPFMVTQYSVRKNSGGEGLFRGGDGIIREIKLLTDAEVTVISERRRIPPYGLFGGKPGEVGRNYIITEKGKILKEGKFSVKMKKGDRIRIETPGGGGYGKP; encoded by the coding sequence ATGGAGATAAACCCTGTAATGCTTGAAGTATTCAAGAATAAGCTTTCAGCTATAGCAGAGGAGATGGGGGTTATACTCCAGAAAACAGCATTCTCACCTAACATAAAGGAGAGAAAGGATTTCTCCTGTGCCATATTTGACAGAGAGGGTTGTCTTATATCACAGGCGGCTCATATCCCCGTCCATCTTGGGTCTATGTCAGCATCAGTTAAATCAGCTATAGAAAACTGCTCATTTGATGAAGGGGATATGGTTATACTGAATGATCCATATATGGGTGGAACACACCTTCCTGACATAACAGTGATAGCCCCTGTTTTTATAGATAAGAGTCTTAAATTTTTTGTCGCAAATAGAGCACACCATGCGGATATTGGGGGAGTCTCCGCCGGATCAATGCCTGTCTCAACCTCAATATTTCAGGAAGGTTTAGTTATACCACCTGTCAAGCTTGTTAAAAGGGGAGAGATAGATAAGGAAATAATTAATATTATAAAGGGTAATGTGAGAACACCTGAAGAGAGGGAAGGGGATTTTTATGCACAGATAATGGCTAATATAACAGGGATAAAAAGAATAGAAGAGCTGGTTAAAAGATACTCCCTATCCACTGTTGAGTTTTATATGGAAAAGCTCCTTGAGTACTCTGAAAAGATTATGAGAAAGAGAATAAAGGATATTCCTGACGGTATCTATACATTTGAGGATTATATGGAGGATGATGGGGTTGGAAACAGGGATATAAAGATCAGCCTTAAACTTGAGATAAATGATGATCAGGCTTTTCTTGATTTTTCCGATTCAGATCCTCAGGTGAACGGCAGTATAAACGCTGTCAGATCTATAACACTCTCATCTGTTTTTTATGTGTTCAGATCATTAATCAGGGAGAACATCCCGACAAATGACGGCTGTTTCAGGCCTATAAAGGTAATAACAAAAAAAGGGACTGTTGTTGATGCTACGCCACCCTCAGCTGTTTCAGCTGGAAATGTTGAAACATCACAGAGGATTGTGGATGTTGTCCTCGGTGCGTTATCAAAAGCATTGCCTGAATTCATACCTTCAGCAAGTCAGGGAAGTATGAACAATATAACCATAGGTGGGAAGGATCCAGACACGAACAAAGAGTTTACATACTACGAGACGATAGGTGGTGGAATGGGAGCCTTTGCAGGTGGTGATGGTGAAAGTGCGATCCAGTCACATATGACAAACACACTTAACACACCCATTGAAGCCCTTGAGTATGCTTATCCGTTCATGGTCACACAGTACTCTGTAAGGAAAAACTCAGGTGGAGAGGGGCTTTTCAGAGGTGGAGACGGTATCATAAGAGAGATAAAGCTATTAACAGATGCTGAAGTTACTGTAATATCAGAAAGAAGAAGAATACCGCCGTATGGACTTTTTGGCGGAAAGCCAGGAGAGGTAGGGAGAAATTATATAATCACAGAGAAAGGTAAGATACTGAAAGAAGGTAAGTTCTCAGTTAAAATGAAAAAAGGTGACAGGATAAGGATAGAGACCCCCGGTGGAGGGGGATACGGTAAACCTTAA
- a CDS encoding hydantoinase/oxoprolinase family protein, which translates to MVVIGVDTGGTFTDIVYKEGDRWGIYKLLSTPSNPAEAVLEGIEKVAGGKKRYIIHGSTVATNAILERKGSKTAFVTNKGFEDIIFIGRQNRKELYNLHYRRKESIVPEDLRFGIDCRVNSKGEIVKDISEEEIDELIKKLKESSVQSVAVCFLFSFLNPEHEKTLKEKLSDHFYVSISSQILPEFREYERSSTVVLNSYVMPVMDRYISHLEENISEDDRLLIMQSNGGSISPKKAKEESVRTILSGPAGGVVGAFQLGKMAGYEKIITFDMGGTSTDVSLLDGSIPFTTDYEITDLPVKVPVIDIHTVGAGGGSIAYIDEGGSLNVGPESAGADPGPVCYGKGERITVTDANLFLNRLIPEMFLGGNMRIYPERVEDLMKKLSSETGLDPYETAEGILTVANIKMEDAIRKISIERGYDPKEFSLFSFGGAGGLHASFLARSLGIPEVIIPVNPGVLSAFGMLMSDVIKDYSLTVMSIYSESIIPHLEEVIKTLKEKAFKDLMEEGFDSKDIITESLLDMRYKGQSYELIVPYGDSIDKRFHETHRKYYGYSREDTDIEIVNVRLRAYGITEKPSLKKIEKGDKRIDREAILGYRDVYFNGKYIRTAVIQREKLKAGNIIDTPSIIVEYSSTVVIPEFASGYVDDFGNIILSVEG; encoded by the coding sequence ATGGTAGTGATCGGTGTAGATACAGGAGGAACATTTACCGATATCGTCTATAAAGAGGGAGATAGATGGGGTATATACAAACTGCTATCAACCCCATCAAACCCTGCAGAGGCCGTTTTAGAAGGAATAGAAAAGGTAGCAGGAGGAAAGAAAAGGTATATAATTCACGGCTCAACCGTTGCGACAAACGCAATACTTGAGAGGAAAGGTTCAAAAACCGCATTTGTAACAAATAAAGGCTTTGAAGATATCATCTTTATAGGAAGACAGAACAGAAAGGAGCTTTACAACCTACATTACAGAAGGAAGGAGTCTATAGTTCCGGAAGATCTAAGATTCGGTATAGACTGCCGTGTAAACTCAAAAGGGGAGATAGTAAAGGATATATCTGAGGAAGAGATAGATGAACTGATAAAAAAACTTAAGGAAAGTTCCGTCCAGTCTGTTGCTGTCTGCTTTTTATTCTCTTTTCTAAATCCAGAACATGAGAAAACACTGAAAGAAAAGCTGTCAGATCATTTCTATGTATCCATATCATCACAGATACTTCCAGAGTTCAGGGAGTATGAGAGATCATCAACGGTTGTTTTAAACAGCTACGTCATGCCTGTTATGGACAGGTATATATCACATCTTGAGGAGAATATATCAGAGGATGACAGACTTTTAATAATGCAGTCAAACGGTGGATCAATATCACCAAAAAAGGCAAAAGAAGAATCTGTAAGAACGATTCTTTCTGGACCTGCAGGAGGTGTTGTTGGTGCATTTCAGCTTGGAAAGATGGCAGGTTATGAAAAGATCATAACTTTTGATATGGGAGGAACATCTACAGATGTATCACTTTTAGATGGGAGCATACCATTTACAACAGATTATGAGATAACAGATCTTCCTGTTAAAGTTCCTGTTATAGACATACATACAGTTGGAGCGGGAGGAGGATCTATAGCTTACATAGATGAAGGTGGATCACTCAATGTAGGACCTGAAAGTGCAGGAGCAGATCCGGGACCTGTATGTTACGGAAAAGGGGAAAGGATCACAGTCACAGATGCAAATCTTTTCCTGAACAGACTTATTCCTGAGATGTTCTTAGGTGGGAATATGAGGATATACCCCGAAAGGGTGGAAGATCTCATGAAAAAACTGTCATCTGAAACAGGTCTTGATCCTTACGAGACAGCAGAAGGTATACTTACAGTTGCAAATATAAAGATGGAAGATGCTATAAGAAAGATATCAATAGAGAGAGGTTACGATCCAAAAGAGTTTTCCCTTTTCTCATTCGGTGGTGCTGGTGGACTGCACGCATCATTCCTTGCAAGATCACTTGGCATACCAGAGGTGATAATACCTGTTAATCCAGGTGTTCTTTCAGCATTTGGGATGTTAATGTCAGATGTTATAAAGGATTACTCCCTTACAGTGATGTCCATTTATTCTGAAAGCATCATCCCACATCTTGAGGAGGTTATAAAAACTTTAAAAGAAAAGGCTTTTAAGGATCTTATGGAAGAAGGGTTTGATAGTAAAGATATAATCACGGAAAGCCTGTTAGATATGAGATACAAAGGTCAGTCTTATGAGCTTATTGTTCCGTACGGGGATAGTATAGATAAAAGATTTCACGAGACACACAGAAAGTACTACGGGTACAGCAGGGAAGATACAGATATAGAGATAGTAAATGTAAGATTAAGAGCATACGGTATCACTGAAAAGCCTTCTCTGAAAAAGATAGAAAAAGGTGATAAAAGGATAGACAGAGAAGCCATCCTCGGTTACAGGGATGTTTACTTCAACGGAAAATATATAAGAACAGCTGTTATACAGAGGGAAAAACTGAAAGCCGGAAATATTATAGATACCCCTTCTATTATCGTTGAGTATTCATCAACGGTAGTAATACCGGAGTTTGCCTCAGGGTATGTGGATGATTTTGGGAATATAATTCTGAGTGTTGAGGGGTAG
- a CDS encoding BCAM0308 family protein has protein sequence MGKSIRKDRLIKEYIHDPYFTKEKYHDPSVCKKCGVVFHDGIFEWIEPVPENAESIVCPACRRIEDRYEGGYVVLEGEFLKEHKDEIINLIKNTEEEEMAYRPLERIIEIKEEDGKIVVTTTYEHLARRIGEAVHRAYKGDLIIQYPEGWKYARVHWVRN, from the coding sequence ATGGGAAAGAGTATCAGAAAGGACAGACTGATAAAGGAGTACATTCACGATCCTTACTTTACAAAGGAGAAGTACCACGATCCATCTGTATGTAAAAAGTGTGGTGTTGTTTTTCACGACGGTATATTTGAATGGATTGAGCCAGTTCCGGAGAATGCTGAAAGTATAGTATGTCCGGCATGTAGAAGAATAGAGGACAGGTATGAAGGTGGGTATGTTGTTCTGGAAGGTGAGTTTCTTAAAGAACATAAAGACGAGATCATCAATCTTATAAAAAATACAGAAGAGGAGGAGATGGCTTACAGACCTCTGGAAAGAATTATTGAGATAAAAGAGGAAGACGGGAAGATTGTAGTGACAACAACCTATGAACATCTTGCAAGAAGAATAGGTGAGGCTGTTCACAGAGCTTATAAGGGAGATCTGATAATTCAGTATCCAGAAGGATGGAAGTACGCGAGGGTTCACTGGGTAAGAAATTAG